From Panicum hallii strain FIL2 chromosome 2, PHallii_v3.1, whole genome shotgun sequence, a single genomic window includes:
- the LOC112879982 gene encoding uncharacterized protein LOC112879982 — MNLAAFPASPATPAALPCNEMPLNPSSAFSSSLLRRSLRASLRRISPMASAAAPTSAPAAATENGAAKVAEQRPVQVAKRLEKFKTTIFTQMSMLAIKHGAINLGQGFPNFDGPDFVKEAAIQAINAGKNQYARGFGVPELNSAIAERFLKDSGLQVDPDKEVTVTSGCTEAIAATILGLINPGDEVILFAPFYDSYEATLSMAGANVKAITLRAPDFAVPLEELKAAVSKNTKAIMINTPHNPTGKMFTREELEFIATLCKENDVLLFSDEVYDKLAFEADHISMASIPGMYERTVTMNSLGKTFSLTGWKIGWAIAPPHLTWGLRQAHSFLTFATCTPMQAAAAAALRAPDSYFEELKRDYSAKKAILLEGLKAAGFIVYPSSGTYFIMVDHTPFGFDNDIEFCEYLIREVGVVAIPPSVFYLNPEDGKNLVRFTFCKDEDTLRAAVKRMKTKLRKK; from the exons ATGAATCTAGCCGCCTTCCCCGCCTCCCCTGCCACGCCCGCGGCCCTCCCCTGCAATGAGATGCCATTAAATCCCTCCTCCGCTTTCTCCTCCTCGCTGCTCCGCCGCTCGCTCCGCGCGTCCCTCCGGAGGATCTCCCCGatggcctccgccgccgcccccacctccgcgcccgccgccgccacggagaACGGCGCCGCGAAGGTGGCGGAGCAGCGGCCCGTGCAG GTCGCAAAGCGATTGGAAAAGTTTAAGACAACAATTTTCACTCAGATGAGCATGCTTGCCATCAAGCATGGGGCAATAAACCTTGGCCAGGGCTTTCCGAATTTTGATGGCCCAGACTTTGTGAAAGAGGCTGCTATTCAAGCTATCAATGCTGGGAAGAATCAGTATGCAAGAGGGTTTGGTGTGCCAGAACTGAACTCAGCTATTGCTGAACGATTCCTGAAGGACAGTGGATTGCAAGTTGATCCTGATAAAGAAGTCACTGTTACATCTGGATGCACTGAAGCGATAGCTGCAACGATACTAGGTCTCATCAACCCTGGTGATGAGGTGATATTGTTCGCTCCATTCTACGATTCATATGAGGCTACACTATCAATGGCCGGTGCCAATGTAAAGGCCATTACCCTCCGTGCTCCAGATTTCGCAGTTCCGCTTGAAGAGCTAAAGGCTGCAGTCTCCAAGAACACCAAAGCAATAATGATAAACACACCGCACAATCCAACTGGGAAGATGTTCACAAGGGAGGAACTTGAATTTATTGCCACCCTCTGCAAGGAGAATGATGTTTTGCTGTTTTCTGATGAGGTCTATGACAAATTGGCATTTGAGGCTGATCATATATCAATGGCTTCTATCCCTGGCATGTATGAGAGGACTGTGACCATGAACTCTCTGGGGAAGACATTCTCTCTTACAGGATGGAAGATTGGGTGGGCAATCGCACCGCCACACCTGACATGGGGTCTAAGGCAAGCACACTCATTCCTCACATTTGCCACCTGCACACCAATGCAagcagcggcggcagcggctctGAGAGCACCAGATAGCTACTTTGAGGAACTGAAGAGGGACTACAGTGCAAAGAAAGCTATACTGTTAGAAGGACTAAAAGCTGCAGGGTTTATTGTTTACCCATCAAGCGGAACATACTTCATCATGGTCGATCACACCCCGTTCGGTTTTGACAATGACATTGAGTTCTGTGAATACTTGATTCGTGAAGTCGGTGTTGTTGCTATACCACCAAGTGTATTTTACCTGAACCCTGAGGATGGGAAGAACCTGGTGAGGTTCACCTTCTGCAAGGACGAAGATACCCTGCGGGCCGCGGTCAAGCGGATGAAGACGAAGCTGAGGAAGAAATGA